A single region of the Pirellulales bacterium genome encodes:
- a CDS encoding tetratricopeptide repeat protein — MALADLIQERKHVELLSQAVNCHQQGDLANAAEIYRRILARDPRNFDALHLLGVIEQQRGRPEQAITLIRQAIELAPNRWAFHANLACALDEAKHYAAAIECYRRAIELGGESATLVSNLGATFHALGNQAEAEQQYRRAISLDSKHAEAHYNLGNLLREAGQIESSIESYDNALRLNPQYSAALGNLANLLLDQGRVEESLRLFARASELDPGNAEWHYNHARALKAAGRYSAALASYEKAIALAPDHAAAHMLRGLILLRQGKFSAGWQEYEWRWKKKDELPLRELPQPQWRGEPTSEQTLFIYSEQGVGDELMFASCLPDAIRDARHCVIECDPRLTALYRRSFPTATVHSREGWYAPAWLGQVRPIDCQTPIGNLPRYHRPTLESFPHRNSYLQTDPAQVAKWRQRLNQLGPGLKIGISWRGRSDHEEKYRRSIPLGEWRSLLTLDNVHFVNLQYGDVRREVAEVERELGIELHDWEDADPQNDLDGLAAQMAALDLVVTIGNTNAHLAGAIGAQVWTLLPHSPSWRWMDHRQDSLWYPTMRLLRQRAEADWPVLINAVRDAIVANSSADCLANANIPPIRDAADHQLKRSRATISDVRWRLVDANLNDAFARGVEFAKAGEPHHAEGIFREILRLAPKHVDALHRLGMLLKQSGRRDDALRLLNEAATIAHARANVQFDYAVALTEAFKNEEAERVLHRVIELDPNSGPAYVNLGVICERLGKLDEALAICHRGVNLMPQSAQAIYNLANVYLNQGSLNEALQSYDQLLQLDPQFARGHWNRGLTCMLKADFMGGWAGYAWREKAEQVKLDHFDLPLWDGSSLAGKTLLVHAEQGVGDEIMFASCLPEVVQRARHVHVTCDPRLEKLLHRSFPSASVHSVVRGPTFQWKPPADVDLYTHAGTLPYYFRQTWEQFPRQERFLAPEPETVALWRDRFDALGPGAKIGISWRAGGHSSEQRRRTSLLDHWQPLFQIPGVHFVNLQYGEWSEDLAAARARWGVTIHDWEDADPLSDIDGFAAQVAALDAVVSVGNTTIHVAGAVGTPTWTVLPRVPGWRYLLNHDWMPWYGSVRLRRQTTSGDWDEVYARVAEEVEQHLLQVPQRKARRMPLVSPPPAATSSPTSTGVGILPKEKIPEAFLGALKQHRAGRLTEAERTYHQILEQDPHHGDALHLLGVLAHQTRRFDFAIQSIGAAVRIDPANSIYHYNLASALRDCGQVDAAISHLRDAVRLNPHLAEGFLNLGTLLQSQGHYDDAISAYEQALAMRPDYAEAHNNIGSALRDQGRLTQAVECYRRAVSVRPQYADAHLHLAGVLRELGQPTEALVSFDRGLELAPQNAAAHANRAMLRIQQQMFPEGWEEWEWRWQAEGGPHARPFTQPLWQGESLEDKSVLVHMEQGVGDEIMFASCLPDLAANARRLVVECEPRLVSLFQRSFPGVEIHPRESWDRADWQGAAGTFDVQTPAGSLPRRLRSRLSDFPRQRQLLVPDASRARYWRDIVSELGSGLKVGISWRGGFNNYEGRQRSTTLADWQTLAGLDGIEWINLQYGDTAADVAAFEAAWARPLHQLPGLDLRHNLDDLAAAVSNLDLVIGVSNATAHLVGAVGTPMWLLLCAAPSWRWFHGLAESPWYHSVSYVRQRVRGQWDNVFGQVRAQLLKLRHERSADRGAAPAPHFRFASGSSPLAIDMHSDGAMS; from the coding sequence GTGGCGCTTGCCGATTTGATTCAAGAACGCAAGCACGTTGAGCTGCTCAGCCAGGCAGTCAACTGTCACCAACAGGGCGATCTGGCCAACGCGGCGGAAATTTACCGGCGGATTCTTGCGCGTGACCCGCGGAACTTCGACGCCTTGCACCTCCTCGGTGTTATTGAGCAACAACGCGGACGCCCCGAACAAGCGATCACGCTCATTCGTCAAGCCATCGAACTGGCCCCCAACCGTTGGGCGTTTCATGCCAATTTGGCATGTGCGCTCGACGAGGCAAAGCATTACGCCGCGGCGATCGAATGCTATCGCCGCGCCATCGAGTTGGGCGGAGAGTCCGCAACGCTCGTCAGCAATCTGGGCGCCACTTTTCACGCGCTTGGCAACCAAGCTGAGGCTGAACAGCAATATCGCCGTGCCATTTCGCTCGATAGCAAACATGCCGAGGCCCACTACAACCTCGGCAATCTGTTGCGCGAGGCAGGGCAGATCGAGTCATCGATCGAATCATACGACAATGCCCTGCGCCTAAATCCTCAATATTCGGCCGCCCTGGGAAACTTGGCCAATTTGCTCCTCGATCAAGGGCGCGTCGAAGAATCGCTCCGGCTCTTCGCGCGCGCATCGGAACTCGACCCCGGTAATGCCGAATGGCATTACAACCATGCGCGCGCTCTCAAGGCCGCTGGACGCTATTCCGCTGCGCTCGCGTCCTATGAAAAAGCGATTGCTCTTGCGCCCGATCATGCAGCGGCGCACATGCTGCGCGGTCTGATCTTGTTGCGGCAAGGAAAGTTCTCCGCCGGTTGGCAAGAATACGAGTGGCGCTGGAAAAAGAAGGACGAGCTTCCGCTGCGCGAATTGCCGCAGCCGCAGTGGCGTGGTGAGCCCACCTCGGAGCAAACGCTGTTCATCTACTCCGAACAAGGCGTTGGCGATGAGTTGATGTTCGCCTCGTGCCTGCCGGACGCCATCCGCGATGCACGACATTGCGTCATTGAATGCGATCCCCGACTGACCGCGCTCTATCGTAGATCATTTCCCACGGCCACTGTCCATTCACGCGAAGGCTGGTATGCCCCGGCGTGGCTCGGTCAGGTGCGTCCCATCGACTGTCAGACGCCCATCGGCAACTTGCCGCGGTATCACCGCCCGACACTCGAAAGCTTTCCACACCGCAATTCGTACTTGCAAACAGACCCAGCGCAGGTTGCCAAATGGCGCCAGCGCCTAAATCAACTCGGACCCGGGCTCAAAATTGGCATCTCGTGGCGCGGACGCAGTGACCACGAAGAAAAGTATCGGCGGTCCATTCCGCTGGGCGAATGGCGATCGTTGCTCACTTTGGACAACGTCCATTTTGTGAATCTGCAATACGGCGACGTCCGCCGCGAAGTCGCTGAAGTCGAACGAGAACTCGGCATCGAACTCCATGACTGGGAAGATGCCGATCCGCAGAACGACCTCGATGGTCTCGCCGCGCAAATGGCGGCCCTCGACCTGGTGGTCACCATCGGCAACACCAACGCCCACCTGGCAGGCGCCATCGGCGCGCAGGTGTGGACGTTACTTCCCCATTCTCCCAGTTGGCGCTGGATGGATCACCGCCAGGACAGCCTGTGGTACCCCACCATGCGACTGCTTCGTCAGCGCGCCGAGGCCGATTGGCCCGTGCTGATCAACGCCGTTCGCGATGCGATCGTGGCCAATAGCTCTGCCGATTGTTTAGCGAACGCCAATATTCCGCCGATTCGCGACGCCGCTGACCATCAACTGAAACGAAGTCGCGCGACTATTTCCGACGTCCGCTGGCGACTGGTCGACGCTAATCTGAACGACGCGTTCGCCCGTGGAGTCGAATTCGCAAAAGCCGGCGAGCCGCATCACGCCGAGGGCATCTTTCGTGAAATTCTGCGCCTGGCGCCCAAACACGTCGACGCGCTGCATCGACTGGGCATGCTCCTCAAGCAGTCCGGCCGGCGCGATGATGCCTTGAGGTTATTGAACGAGGCCGCCACAATCGCCCACGCGCGAGCGAATGTGCAGTTCGATTACGCCGTCGCGCTAACCGAGGCCTTCAAGAACGAAGAGGCCGAGCGCGTCTTGCACCGCGTAATCGAACTAGATCCCAATTCCGGACCCGCCTATGTGAACTTGGGAGTCATTTGCGAGCGTTTGGGCAAACTCGATGAGGCGCTCGCAATCTGTCATCGCGGTGTGAATTTAATGCCGCAAAGCGCTCAAGCCATCTACAACCTGGCTAATGTCTACTTGAACCAAGGCAGCTTGAACGAAGCTTTGCAGAGCTACGATCAGCTTCTTCAGCTTGACCCCCAGTTCGCTCGTGGCCACTGGAACCGTGGTCTCACCTGCATGTTGAAAGCCGACTTCATGGGCGGTTGGGCCGGCTATGCCTGGCGTGAAAAAGCAGAGCAAGTCAAGCTCGATCATTTCGACCTGCCGCTTTGGGATGGCTCATCCTTAGCCGGAAAAACCCTGCTCGTGCATGCCGAACAAGGCGTGGGCGACGAAATCATGTTCGCGTCGTGCCTGCCCGAGGTGGTTCAGCGCGCCAGGCATGTTCACGTGACATGCGACCCGCGCCTAGAAAAGCTGCTACATCGTTCATTTCCCAGCGCCAGCGTGCATAGCGTGGTGCGCGGCCCGACCTTTCAATGGAAGCCGCCCGCCGATGTCGATCTCTATACACACGCGGGCACGCTGCCGTATTACTTTCGGCAAACATGGGAGCAATTCCCGCGGCAAGAACGCTTTCTGGCGCCGGAACCAGAAACCGTCGCCTTGTGGCGTGATCGATTCGACGCGCTGGGACCTGGCGCCAAGATCGGCATTTCCTGGCGCGCCGGCGGGCATTCCAGCGAACAACGTCGCCGCACCTCTTTGCTCGATCATTGGCAACCCCTGTTTCAAATTCCAGGAGTTCACTTCGTCAACTTGCAATATGGCGAATGGTCAGAAGACCTGGCAGCCGCGCGGGCGCGCTGGGGCGTGACGATCCACGATTGGGAAGACGCCGATCCGCTCAGCGATATCGATGGGTTTGCCGCGCAGGTTGCTGCGCTGGACGCCGTGGTCTCCGTCGGCAACACGACGATTCACGTTGCCGGCGCCGTGGGCACGCCCACCTGGACCGTGTTGCCACGCGTTCCCGGCTGGCGATACTTGCTCAATCACGATTGGATGCCCTGGTATGGCTCGGTTCGCCTGCGCCGACAAACAACCTCTGGCGACTGGGACGAAGTCTACGCCCGAGTCGCTGAGGAAGTGGAGCAGCATCTGCTTCAAGTTCCCCAGCGGAAGGCGCGGCGCATGCCTCTCGTGTCGCCGCCGCCGGCCGCAACTTCGTCTCCAACATCGACTGGCGTCGGCATATTGCCCAAGGAGAAGATCCCCGAGGCGTTTCTCGGAGCGCTAAAGCAGCATCGCGCCGGTCGGCTGACGGAGGCCGAACGCACCTACCACCAGATACTGGAACAAGATCCACATCACGGCGATGCCTTGCACCTGCTGGGCGTGCTCGCTCACCAGACGCGGCGATTCGATTTCGCGATTCAATCAATCGGCGCGGCGGTGCGAATCGATCCCGCGAATAGCATTTATCATTACAACCTGGCGAGCGCGTTGCGCGATTGCGGTCAGGTCGACGCCGCCATCAGCCACTTGCGCGACGCGGTTCGGCTCAACCCGCATCTCGCCGAGGGGTTTCTCAATCTCGGCACGTTGCTGCAATCGCAAGGACACTATGACGACGCTATTTCCGCCTACGAACAGGCCCTCGCGATGCGTCCCGATTACGCCGAAGCCCACAACAACATTGGCAGCGCGCTGCGCGATCAAGGAAGGCTGACGCAAGCGGTCGAATGTTATCGCCGCGCTGTCTCGGTGCGTCCCCAATATGCCGACGCCCATTTGCACTTGGCCGGCGTGCTGCGCGAACTGGGGCAACCGACCGAGGCGCTTGTCAGCTTTGATCGCGGTTTGGAGCTCGCGCCGCAAAATGCCGCGGCGCACGCAAATCGCGCCATGTTGCGCATTCAGCAACAGATGTTTCCTGAAGGATGGGAAGAATGGGAATGGCGCTGGCAAGCCGAAGGTGGCCCGCATGCTCGCCCCTTTACGCAACCGCTCTGGCAAGGGGAATCGCTGGAGGATAAGTCGGTGCTTGTCCACATGGAGCAAGGGGTCGGCGACGAAATCATGTTCGCCTCCTGCCTGCCCGACCTGGCGGCGAACGCTCGTCGGTTAGTCGTCGAATGCGAACCACGCTTGGTGTCCTTGTTTCAGCGCAGCTTTCCGGGCGTGGAGATTCACCCGCGCGAAAGCTGGGACCGCGCCGATTGGCAAGGCGCGGCGGGGACATTTGATGTGCAGACGCCCGCCGGCAGTTTGCCTCGCCGACTCAGATCGCGACTGTCAGACTTTCCTCGCCAGCGTCAATTGCTCGTGCCAGACGCGTCTCGAGCGCGCTATTGGCGCGACATCGTGTCGGAACTTGGTAGCGGACTCAAGGTCGGGATCTCGTGGCGAGGAGGATTCAACAACTACGAAGGCCGTCAACGTTCGACCACCTTGGCCGACTGGCAAACGCTCGCCGGACTCGATGGCATCGAATGGATTAACCTGCAATATGGCGACACTGCGGCGGATGTTGCCGCGTTCGAAGCGGCCTGGGCGCGCCCGTTGCATCAACTGCCGGGCTTGGATTTGCGCCACAACTTGGATGACCTCGCGGCCGCCGTGTCCAATCTGGATTTGGTGATTGGAGTAAGCAATGCGACGGCCCATTTGGTAGGCGCCGTTGGCACTCCCATGTGGCTCCTGTTGTGCGCCGCTCCCAGTTGGCGCTGGTTCCATGGACTTGCCGAATCGCCATGGTACCACAGCGTGAGTTATGTCCGTCAGCGTGTTCGCGGTCAATGGGACAACGTCTTTGGCCAGGTTCGAGCTCAATTGCTGAAGTTGCGTCACGAGCGAAGTGCTGATCGCGGCGCGGCGCCCGCGCCACATTTTCGATTTGCGAGCGGGTCCTCTCCGCTCGCCATCGACATGCATTCAGACGGCGCGATGTCATGA
- a CDS encoding flagellin codes for MTRINTNVSSLIAQKNLARSNDQLQEALTRLSTGLRINTGKDDPAGLIASEVLRSDITSTQKAITNNERANQIISTADSALGQVSSLLNDIRGLVSEAANTGALSAEQIAANQLQVDSSLDSIDRIARVTSFQGRRLLDGSLDFITTSPGTIETTAAALFGTTANANAATTVTANVGGTTGGDIRFTAIGSAAAAGNGITVNFIDGARGGAVTATKVGNSLTFVINSGTTTANQILTALSASSLTTAVSGALINGSTGSGTFAGGTGFTDATATAGTALAITAKGYAGTSGNGITVSFAHTGTAGVTLVGSSLVFTIDSGVTTASNLISVLQSSSLSASFTAAIAGGSSGGVTLGSAFQDDTFGGGVNGATTAGVTSGGVNGNQIQLSATTAGATLNGVTVRLQTGGSAGAEIASYNGTSKTLTVTIQDGVSTAAQIATAITSQGLFSASVASGSNGLGAYGSGAAALTTTALTVGGTSNVNLQDINIDQANFGTLSQIGVEVLIDQQAKKAKLIYSAQTLTNSLNLEIGGKNGFQVFNLGGGTTIQQMSTAINLVSDATGVEATVVGTNLELTSTEYGSKAFVQARALNTTLGGSFITSDSAGTQTTRTAGQDVRARINGVQATGDGLRASINTATLTMNFNVAKDLSDGASLSFNITGGGANFQLGPDVVSNQQARLGIQGVSTATIGGVNGTLFQLRSGNSKALSTDATAAAAVVDEVISKITQLRGRLGAFQRTTLQSNIQTLNDTISNLSDAEATIRDADYAAESAKLTRAQILVQSGTAVLGIANTRPQQVLQLLRGI; via the coding sequence ATGACTCGTATTAACACAAATGTCAGTTCGTTGATTGCCCAGAAGAATCTGGCACGATCCAACGACCAGTTGCAGGAAGCGTTGACCCGGTTGAGCACCGGTCTGCGCATCAATACGGGCAAGGACGATCCGGCCGGTTTGATCGCTAGCGAAGTGCTGCGAAGCGATATTACCAGCACACAAAAGGCCATCACCAACAACGAGCGCGCCAACCAGATCATCAGCACTGCGGACAGTGCCTTGGGTCAGGTCAGCTCGCTGCTCAATGATATCCGCGGACTTGTTTCCGAAGCCGCCAACACAGGCGCTCTGAGCGCCGAGCAGATCGCCGCCAATCAATTGCAGGTCGATTCGTCGTTGGACTCGATCGATCGCATTGCCCGCGTCACGTCGTTCCAAGGCCGCCGCCTGTTGGATGGCAGCTTGGACTTCATCACCACGTCGCCAGGCACGATCGAAACCACCGCCGCCGCGCTGTTTGGCACGACTGCCAATGCGAATGCTGCGACGACAGTCACCGCCAACGTGGGCGGCACCACCGGGGGCGATATCCGCTTCACCGCCATTGGTTCGGCCGCAGCGGCCGGAAACGGCATCACCGTCAATTTCATCGATGGCGCCCGCGGCGGTGCGGTCACTGCCACCAAGGTCGGCAATTCGCTCACCTTCGTGATCAATAGCGGTACAACCACCGCCAACCAAATTCTCACTGCCTTGAGTGCCTCGTCGTTGACAACCGCCGTCAGTGGCGCGTTGATCAACGGCTCCACCGGCTCGGGCACATTTGCCGGCGGCACGGGATTCACCGATGCCACCGCCACAGCGGGCACGGCCTTGGCCATCACGGCCAAGGGATATGCTGGTACCAGCGGCAACGGCATCACCGTTAGCTTCGCGCATACCGGAACTGCTGGCGTCACGCTTGTTGGTTCGTCGCTCGTGTTCACTATCGATAGCGGCGTCACCACGGCGAGCAACCTGATCTCGGTCCTGCAAAGCTCGTCACTCTCGGCGTCCTTCACCGCGGCGATCGCCGGTGGCAGCTCGGGCGGCGTGACCCTCGGCAGCGCCTTCCAGGACGACACCTTCGGTGGCGGCGTCAACGGCGCGACCACTGCGGGCGTTACCTCGGGCGGTGTGAACGGAAATCAGATTCAGCTCAGTGCCACCACGGCTGGCGCCACGCTCAACGGCGTGACGGTTCGCCTCCAAACCGGTGGATCGGCCGGCGCCGAAATCGCCTCGTACAACGGTACGAGCAAGACGCTCACAGTCACCATCCAGGATGGTGTTTCCACGGCCGCGCAAATCGCCACGGCGATCACGTCGCAGGGCTTGTTCTCCGCCTCGGTCGCGTCGGGCAGCAACGGCCTAGGCGCCTACGGAAGCGGCGCCGCGGCGCTGACGACAACTGCTCTGACCGTCGGCGGCACCAGCAACGTCAACCTGCAAGACATCAACATCGACCAAGCAAACTTTGGCACGCTGAGCCAGATTGGCGTCGAGGTGTTGATCGATCAGCAGGCCAAGAAGGCCAAGCTGATCTATTCGGCCCAAACTCTGACCAACTCATTGAACCTTGAGATTGGCGGTAAGAACGGGTTCCAGGTGTTCAATCTCGGTGGTGGCACGACCATCCAGCAGATGTCCACCGCCATCAACTTGGTGTCCGATGCCACTGGCGTCGAGGCCACGGTTGTCGGAACCAATCTGGAACTGACTTCCACCGAATATGGCTCCAAGGCATTTGTTCAGGCACGAGCGCTGAACACCACCCTGGGTGGTAGCTTCATCACCAGTGATTCGGCTGGCACGCAGACTACGCGTACGGCCGGCCAAGATGTGCGGGCTCGCATCAATGGCGTACAGGCCACGGGCGACGGCCTCCGCGCGTCGATCAACACTGCGACTCTGACTATGAATTTCAATGTCGCCAAGGACTTGTCCGACGGCGCCAGCTTGAGCTTCAACATCACTGGTGGTGGCGCCAACTTCCAGTTGGGGCCCGATGTGGTGTCGAACCAGCAGGCCCGTCTCGGCATCCAAGGCGTCAGCACCGCCACGATTGGTGGTGTCAACGGGACTTTGTTCCAATTGCGTTCTGGTAACAGCAAGGCGCTTTCTACAGACGCCACCGCCGCCGCCGCCGTGGTCGATGAGGTGATCTCCAAGATTACTCAACTACGCGGTCGGTTGGGCGCCTTCCAGCGAACGACCCTGCAGTCGAACATCCAGACGTTGAACGACACGATCAGCAACTTGTCGGACGCCGAGGCCACCATCCGCGACGCCGACTACGCCGCAGAGAGCGCCAAGCTCACTCGGGCGCAGATTCTGGTGCAGTCCGGCACGGCGGTGCTCGGCATCGCCAACACCCGGCCGCAGCAGGTGCTCCAACTCCTGCGAGGAATCTAG
- the csrA gene encoding carbon storage regulator CsrA, protein MLVLSRQRDESIMIGDNIVITVVDIRGDKVRLGINAPSEVPVHRQEVYEAIQRENLRASRLEPEDAREIGNTPMRRTRPGSKG, encoded by the coding sequence ATGCTTGTCTTGTCGAGACAACGCGACGAAAGCATCATGATCGGTGACAACATCGTTATCACCGTGGTGGATATCCGAGGCGACAAAGTGCGGCTGGGCATCAATGCCCCGTCCGAGGTGCCGGTACATCGCCAGGAAGTCTACGAGGCCATCCAGCGCGAGAATCTGCGCGCCAGCCGATTAGAGCCGGAAGACGCTCGCGAGATCGGCAATACGCCGATGCGCCGCACGCGGCCCGGTTCCAAGGGTTAG
- the fliW gene encoding flagellar assembly protein FliW, whose protein sequence is MLIRTSRFGQVDVQPEDILRFPEGLFGLPECRHWVLLADAENEAIGWLQCTSRPDVALAVVSPRRFVAGYQLRIPRSEAQRMALADPKAAQVLVIVSKHEGGITLNLKAPLVIHLGQRLGRQTINNADVPVRFVLPTAQPALRKTA, encoded by the coding sequence ATGTTGATTCGCACCTCCCGCTTTGGACAGGTTGACGTCCAACCAGAGGACATTCTCCGCTTTCCGGAGGGGCTATTCGGATTGCCAGAATGCCGCCATTGGGTGCTCTTGGCCGACGCCGAAAACGAGGCTATCGGCTGGCTGCAATGCACCTCGCGCCCCGATGTTGCCCTCGCGGTCGTCAGTCCTCGCCGCTTCGTCGCGGGCTATCAGTTGCGTATCCCGCGTTCCGAGGCCCAACGCATGGCGTTAGCAGATCCAAAGGCCGCCCAGGTGCTTGTCATCGTCAGCAAGCACGAGGGGGGAATCACCCTCAACCTGAAGGCGCCGCTGGTGATTCATCTCGGCCAGCGCCTGGGACGCCAAACGATCAACAATGCCGATGTTCCGGTTCGCTTTGTGTTGCCTACCGCGCAACCGGCGCTGCGCAAAACCGCGTAA
- the flgL gene encoding flagellar hook-associated protein FlgL: MGAIVPIPTTRVSDILARQRLQTQLQSDQLDLLRLQDQLSTGKRITVASQDAPAALRAMSIQRLLERKDQVRKNITANELYLKTTDTALSNSANLLAEIRASALAVVGSSSSDTQRLAVGLEIDNAIQELIDSGNQQVNGRYLFAGSQTAQLPFERVNDSVRYNGNATNLESYGDVNLLFETNLTGDQAFGGMTSQVVGAADFNRALSRDTKLSDLHGGVGVRLGSISISDGANTSLVDLSRASTIGDVVDKLEAGAPLARAIRVDITATGLNLQIDSAGGGNLLVQDIGDGSTAKDLGILRTIPAGVAPVIGGDLDPRVTLTTRLDDILGSRARAFIAPGGANNNLVVTAANRGAQFNNANITLVDGGLGVAGNESVAYNSGTNTLTVTIESGVSTANQIISAINADGTFNATLDAHELENDGSGYVQATVFDPLAAGSTAGGSGIELDLAAGLSVTNGGSTTVIDLSGAETIEDLLNAFNGAGSGLAAEINSSGNGINVLSKISGQNFQIGENGGQTATHLGIRSFTAATQLNSLNHGRGVQTTAGTDMVIERRDGTRLELDLDGAQSVGDVLDLINNHPNNLNPTTRVVARLAQTGNGIELVNDDPTGAGELRVLRVPQSQAAEDLGLIPVAANGSAPANSPAVASATLNAIGANNDIVISGIDPGTQLNGVAISFVDTGLGVGNETVTYNAVAGTLVFDITSGATTANALVNLVNSDATTSLVFSGALAPADGAPNNGNGVYTLAPTANLSGGTAQTLTGRDVNPQEVSGVFNALLRLRAALNNNDSAGIQRGIELLDDSAFKINFARADSGARQQALDMLKQRLESEDTELKQARSNDIDADFTTVVSELAARQAALQAALQTTAQTFKLSLLDYL, encoded by the coding sequence ATGGGCGCGATCGTACCTATCCCCACCACTCGGGTCAGCGATATCCTGGCTCGGCAACGATTGCAAACCCAATTGCAGTCCGATCAACTCGATCTGCTGCGACTGCAAGATCAGCTCAGTACCGGCAAGCGCATCACGGTCGCAAGTCAGGACGCGCCGGCGGCCCTACGCGCCATGAGCATTCAACGGCTATTGGAGCGCAAAGACCAAGTTCGCAAAAATATCACGGCCAACGAACTGTATCTCAAGACCACCGACACCGCGCTCAGCAATTCAGCGAACTTGCTGGCTGAAATTCGCGCCAGCGCCCTGGCGGTCGTCGGCAGTTCAAGCAGCGACACACAGCGTCTGGCGGTCGGCCTCGAAATCGACAACGCCATTCAAGAACTGATCGATTCCGGCAATCAACAAGTCAACGGACGCTATTTGTTCGCCGGCTCGCAAACAGCGCAGCTTCCCTTCGAGCGCGTCAACGACTCGGTGCGGTACAACGGAAACGCCACGAACTTAGAGAGCTACGGCGATGTCAACCTGCTCTTCGAAACAAACTTAACCGGAGACCAGGCGTTCGGCGGCATGACTAGCCAGGTTGTGGGCGCCGCCGATTTCAATCGCGCGCTGTCACGCGACACGAAACTATCCGATCTTCACGGCGGCGTCGGCGTTCGACTAGGCAGCATCTCCATCTCCGATGGCGCCAACACCAGTCTCGTCGACCTGAGCCGCGCAAGCACAATTGGCGATGTGGTCGACAAGCTCGAAGCCGGCGCCCCGCTCGCGCGCGCTATTCGCGTCGACATCACCGCGACCGGGCTCAATCTTCAAATCGACTCCGCGGGCGGAGGCAACCTTCTGGTTCAAGACATTGGCGACGGTTCGACCGCCAAGGACCTCGGCATCCTACGAACGATCCCGGCCGGAGTGGCCCCCGTCATCGGCGGCGACCTCGATCCTCGCGTCACGCTCACGACGCGCCTGGACGACATCTTGGGTTCGCGGGCTCGCGCGTTCATTGCGCCTGGCGGCGCCAACAACAATCTCGTTGTCACCGCGGCCAATCGCGGCGCTCAATTCAACAACGCAAACATTACATTGGTCGATGGCGGATTGGGTGTCGCCGGCAATGAATCGGTCGCCTACAACAGCGGCACGAATACGCTCACCGTCACCATCGAAAGCGGCGTCTCCACCGCCAATCAAATCATCAGCGCCATCAACGCCGATGGGACGTTCAACGCGACGCTCGATGCGCACGAACTCGAAAACGACGGCTCCGGATACGTGCAAGCCACCGTTTTCGATCCGCTTGCCGCCGGCAGCACTGCCGGGGGAAGTGGAATTGAACTTGATCTCGCAGCAGGCCTATCGGTCACCAATGGTGGATCGACCACCGTCATCGATCTGTCGGGCGCGGAGACCATTGAAGATCTGTTGAACGCGTTCAACGGCGCCGGATCAGGCCTTGCGGCCGAGATCAACTCCAGCGGCAACGGGATCAACGTCCTCAGCAAGATCAGTGGCCAGAATTTTCAGATCGGCGAGAATGGTGGCCAAACAGCGACGCATTTGGGGATTCGCAGCTTCACTGCGGCCACACAACTCAACTCGCTCAATCACGGTCGGGGCGTGCAAACCACCGCGGGGACCGACATGGTGATTGAGAGACGCGACGGGACGCGACTCGAGTTGGATCTTGACGGCGCGCAAAGTGTTGGCGACGTATTGGATTTGATCAACAATCATCCCAACAATCTCAACCCGACCACCAGAGTGGTCGCGCGTTTGGCCCAGACTGGCAATGGCATCGAACTCGTCAACGACGATCCGACCGGAGCCGGCGAACTGCGGGTATTGCGCGTGCCTCAAAGTCAGGCCGCAGAGGACCTCGGGTTGATACCGGTTGCCGCCAACGGCAGCGCGCCAGCCAATAGTCCCGCTGTCGCTTCGGCGACGCTCAATGCCATTGGAGCCAATAACGACATTGTCATCTCAGGGATTGACCCAGGCACGCAGTTAAATGGGGTCGCAATCTCGTTTGTTGACACCGGTCTGGGAGTCGGCAACGAAACGGTCACCTACAACGCCGTCGCCGGCACGCTGGTGTTCGACATCACATCAGGGGCCACTACCGCCAACGCGCTGGTCAATCTGGTCAATTCCGATGCGACGACCAGCCTGGTATTTAGCGGCGCGCTGGCGCCGGCCGATGGCGCTCCGAACAACGGAAATGGCGTATACACGCTTGCCCCAACCGCCAACCTCAGCGGCGGCACGGCACAAACGCTCACCGGGCGAGACGTCAATCCGCAAGAAGTATCTGGCGTGTTCAACGCGCTGCTGCGCTTGCGCGCCGCGCTCAATAATAACGACTCCGCCGGCATACAGCGCGGCATTGAGCTCTTGGACGACTCGGCGTTCAAGATCAATTTCGCCCGGGCCGATTCCGGCGCCCGGCAGCAAGCGTTGGACATGTTGAAGCAACGCCTAGAATCAGAAGATACGGAATTGAAACAGGCGCGGTCCAACGATATCGACGCGGATTTCACCACGGTTGTATCAGAACTAGCGGCCAGGCAGGCGGCCCTCCAAGCGGCCCTGCAAACCACCGCGCAAACCTTCAAGCTGTCGTTGCTCGATTATTTGTAA